One stretch of Juglans microcarpa x Juglans regia isolate MS1-56 chromosome 3D, Jm3101_v1.0, whole genome shotgun sequence DNA includes these proteins:
- the LOC121254582 gene encoding uncharacterized protein LOC121254582, giving the protein MIVKKSIIFTTTVPNRVKKILGSFVSLFFFFRIFKEMANLISGVLVKLLEEMEVDEKVPEDFKPVMLQIRSIIPILAEDDIWPNQGFYLKVSDASHSMYVSLPHENDDMVLCNKLRLGQLIYVEKLEGAYPVPMLKGVKLVPGRRSCIGNPKDLVAIENLANVSRASDSLFSMEMDKKPQERIRSQSFSRARSNEDTHRQACRSRTFDIVSESSDVRKLYRKISSGSVDKDSDTESTISSSSSVTAFKRRSWNGGNISDSQIIKHGRKPTGRSRSVRVSPVFCAGYDSLDDNSSPKSRRKDIGIDMKSVKSSNKCRIPMSAKRCESLDPAVVFSLVDDKKLTETKILWSSLPSTLVKLGKEVLRHRDVALLAAVEALQEAAAGERLLKCLRTYSELQAAKGADRQPLVDNFFSLQDDLGHTQQIIESYANSNLLRAKDSNPKGPGSIRECLKLALDRKKNATTWIRAALVSDLTLFSATSIPKRTTNVGKKTSITYGSKTKGTCMVRKHVNSGEIQVGLAAETNSSPQWFKGSALHAAVDLNNSLHDECRRWFLAFVEDYLDEVKEKTISMESDSQVAEMMCQIKRVSDWLDVMVSEKAKSLKMRSEDGVPVEDSELEAFGRVRDKIYMVLLKHVERTCSHGLENMNAIAEG; this is encoded by the exons ATGATCGTCAAAAAATCCATTATTTTCACAACTACAGTACCTAATCGCGTAAAGAAAATTTTGGGTtcctttgtttctttatttttcttctttaggaTATTCAAGGAGATGGCAAATTTGATCTCTGGGGTTCTTGTGaagcttcttgaagaaatggaagttgATGAAAAGGTGCCAGAGGATTTTAAACCTGTTATGTTACAAATTCGAAGCATAATTCCTATATTGGCAGAGGATGATATTTGGCCTAACCAAGGGTTCTACTTGAAGGTTTCTGATGCTTCGCATTCTATGTATGTATCTCTGCCTCACGAGAATGATGACATGGTTCTTTGTAATAAATTGCGACTTGGGCAGTTAATATACGTCGAAAAGTTGGAGGGAGCGTATCCAGTTCCAATGCTTAAAGGCGTGAAGCTTGTCCCAGGCCGGCGTTCCTGCATTGGAAATCCCAAAGATCTTGTTGCCATAGAAAATTTGGCGAATGTTTCTCGGGCTTCTGATTCTTTGTTTTCGATGGAAATGGATAAGAAGCCGCAAGAAAGGATTCGTTCTCAAAGTTTTTCAAGGGCCAGATCAAATGAAGATACACATAGACAAGCCTGCAGGTCTAGAACTTTCGATATCGTGAGCGAATCATCTGATGTAAGGAAGTTGTATCGGAAAATTAGCTCAGGTTCAGTCGACAAAGATAGCGATACAGAAAGTACAATATCTTCGTCCTCATCTGTGACGGCTTTCAAGAGAAGAAGCTGGAATGGGGGAAACATTTCAGACTCCCAGATTATCAAGCATGGGAGGAAGCCAACTGGTCGTAGTCGAAGTGTACGT GTTTCTCCAGTTTTTTGTGCTGGGTATGATAGCTTAGATGACAATTCAAGCCCTAAATCAAGAAGAAAAGATATTGGGATAGATATGAAATCGGTCAAAAGTTCCAACAAGTGTAGAATCCCTATGTCAGCAAAACGTTGCGAGTCTTTGGATCCTGCGGTGGTATTTAGTTTGgttgatgataaaaaattgacagaaacaaaaatattatggagtTCCCTCCCCTCAACATTAGTGAAGCTTGGCAAG GAAGTTTTAAGGCACAGAGATGTGGCTCTGCTTGCTGCTGTGGAGGCATTGCAAGAGGCTGCTGCTGGTGAAAGATTGCTCAAATGCCTAAG AACATATTCAGAGCTTCAGGCAGCCAAGGGGGCTGATCGGCAGCCATTAGTTGATAACTTTTTTAGTCTTCAAGATGATTTGGGGCACACTCAACAAATTATTGAGTCATATGCAAACAGTAATCTACTGAGAGCAAAGGACAGTAATCCCAAGGGCCCTGGTTCCATCAGAGAATGTCTGAAACTTGCTTTGGacagaaagaaaaatgcaacTACATGGATTAGAGCTGCTTTGGTATCCGACCTCACACTATTTTCTGCCACTAGCATACCCAAGAGGACTACCAACGTGGGGAAAAAAACAAGCATAACTTATGGCAGTAAAACAAAGGGCACGTGTATGGTGAGAAAACATGTTAATAGTGGCGAAATCCAGGTTGGATTGGCAGCTGAGACGAACAGTTCACCACAATGGTTTAAGGGAAGTGCTCTGCATGCAGCAGTGGACCTGAATAATTCCCTTCATGATGAATGTAGAAGATGGTTCTTGGCTTTCGTTGAGGATTACTTGGATGAAGTGAAGGAAAAAACCATTTCGATGGAATCAGATAGCCAGGTAGCTGAGATGATGTGTCAGATCAAGAGAGTGAGTGACTGGTTGGATGTGATGGTTAGCGAAAAGGCTAAATCTCTGAAAATGAGATCTGAAGACGGTGTCCCAGTGGAGGATTCTGAGTTAGAAGCTTTTGGAAGGGTGAGggacaaaatatatatggtcCTCTTGAAGCATGTTGAGAGAACATGCAGTCATGGCTTGGAAAATATGAATGCAATAGCTGAAGGTTGA
- the LOC121254581 gene encoding LOW QUALITY PROTEIN: probable beta-D-xylosidase 5 (The sequence of the model RefSeq protein was modified relative to this genomic sequence to represent the inferred CDS: inserted 1 base in 1 codon) encodes MEAMKNNIFLPLCLSLLLVLVIPSASQRYACNKSDSKTSQFPFCSSSLSYEDRAKDLVSRLTIREKVQQLVNSATGIPRLGVPPYEWWSEALHGVSNVGPGTRFNATVPGATSFPAVILSAASFNATLWYKMGQTVSTEARAMYNVGLAGLTYWSPNVNVFRDPRWGRGQETPGEDPLVVSRYAVNYVRGLQEVGEEGSTSGRDRLKVSSCCKHYTAYDVDKWKDVDRFHFDAKVTKQDLEDTYQPPFKSCVEEGHVSSVMCSYNRVNGIPTCADPDLLRGIVRGQWGLDGYIVSDCDSIEVYYNSIHYTATPEDAVALALKAGLNMNCGSYLGKYTENAVNLKKVNESVVDQALIYNYIVLMRLGFFDGNPKSLPFGSLGPSDVCTSDNQQLALDAAKQGIVLLDNNGALPLSKNKIKKLTAIGPNANATRVMISNYAGEPCRYTSPLQGLQKYVSALSYEPGCSNVKCGDESLIEAAAKAAAAADVVVVVVGLDQSIEAEGLDRDNLTLPGFQEKLVTEVAKATVGTVILVVMSAGPVDVSFANNMSRIGGILWVGYPGQAGGDAIAQVIFGDYNPGGRSPFTWYPQAYADQVPMTDMNMRANTTSNFSGRTYRFYTGKPIYGFGHGLSYSTFSKFIISXPSTVIVQATPPSNPHISLYSKYTPNTISNGSAIDISTIDCQNSTFDVVVGVKNNGTSDGSHVVLVFWKPASSEEVMGSPNVQLVGFERVKVKRGKTESVTVSVDVCKGLSLVDSEGKRKLIIGQHTIFVGSSSDHQVRHQFNVRLAGSGDVAIQAF; translated from the exons ATGGAAGCCATGAAGAACAACATTTTCTTGCCTCTTTGCCTCTCACTTCTCCTCGTCCTAGTAATCCCTAGTGCTAGTCAACGATATGCTTGCAACAAGAGCGACTCTAAAACTAGCCAATTTCCCTTTTGTAGCAGTTCCCTATCTTACGAGGACCGGGCCAAGGACCTTGTGTCGCGCTTGACCATCCGAGAAAAGGTGCAGCAATTAGTAAACAGTGCCACTGGCATTCCTCGGCTTGGCGTGCCACCGTATGAATGGTGGTCCGAGGCCCTTCATGGTGTCTCAAACGTCGGGCCTGGGACTCGTTTTAATGCAACCGTCCCAGGTGCCACTAGCTTTCCAGCAGTCATTCTCTCTGCAGCGAGCTTTAATGCAACATTGTGGTATAAGATGGGGCAAACCGTGTCAACCGAGGCTCGAGCCATGTACAACGTGGGTCTAGCCGGGTTGACATATTGGAGTCCTAATGTAAATGTGTTCCGTGACCCAAGATGGGGGCGTGGCCAAGAAACCCCTGGTGAGGACCCTTTGGTGGTGTCAAGATATGCTGTGAATTATGTACGAGGTTTACAAGAAGTGGGTGAGGAAGGAAGTACTTCTGGTAGGGATAGGCTCAAGGTCTCAAGTTGTTGCAAGCATTACACTGCTTATGATGTGGATAAATGGAAAGACGTTGATAGGTTTCACTTTGATGCAAAG GTCACAAAGCAGGATCTTGAAGACACCTACCAGCCACCATTCAAGAGCTGTGTAGAGGAGGGACATGTAAGCAGCGTAATGTGTTCCTATAACAGGGTGAATGGGATTCCTACCTGTGCTGATCCAGACCTCCTTAGAGGGATTGTCAGAGGCCAATGGGGTCTAGATGG ATACATTGTTTCCGACTGCGACTCTATCGAGGTTTATTACAATTCCATCCATTACACTGCAACACCTGAGGATGCAGTGGCCCTTGCCTTGAAAGCAG GTTTAAACATGAATTGTGGGTCTTATCTTGGAAAGTACACAGAGAACGCGGTTAActtgaaaaaagtgaatgaatCTGTTGTAGACCAGGCCTTGATATACAACTACATAGTCTTGATGAGACTTGGCTTCTTCGATGGGAACCCAAAATCTCTACCATTTGGCAGTCTTGGGCCATCGGATGTATGTACAAGCGACAATCAGCAATTGGCACTTGATGCTGCAAAACAGGGGATAGTATTGCTAGACAATAATGGAGCTCTTCCTctgtccaaaaataaaattaagaaactgACTGCTATAGGACCCAATGCCAATGCCACGAGGGTTATGATAAGCAACTATGCCGGTGAACCTTGCCGCTATACTAGCCCTTTACAGGGGCTACAAAAATATGTCTCAGCTCTGAGTTATGAGCCAGGCTGTAGCAATGTGAAATGTGGTGATGAGAGCCTTATTGAGGCGGCAGCTAAGGCTGCAGCCGCCGCTGATGtggttgtggtggtggtggggctTGATCAATCTATTGAGGCAGAGGGGCTGGACAGAGACAACTTGACATTGCCAGGATTCCAAGAAAAGCTTGTGACTGAAGTGGCTAAAGCCACTGTTGGAACAGTGATTCTCGTTGTCATGTCGGCTGGTCCAGTTGACGTTTCTTTTGCCAATAATATGAGTAGGATTGGGGGGATTCTTTGGGTAGGATATCCAGGTCAAGCAGGAGGGGATGCCATAGCGCAAGTGATTTTTGGAGACTACAATCCAG GTGGAAGGTCCCCTTTTACATGGTACCCACAAGCATATGCAGATCAAGTGCCGATGACAGACATGAACATGAGAGCCAACACGACAAGTAACTTCTCCGGAAGAACATACCGATTTTATACAGGGAAACCTATCTATGGATTTGGTCATGGCCTAAGCTACTCAACCTTTTCCAAATTCATAATAT GCCCCTCCACCGTAATTGTCCAAGCAACCCCCCCATCCAACCCACATATTAGTCTTTATTCCAAGTACACCCCAAATACCATTTCCAATGGCTCGGCAATCGACATTTCAACCATAGACTGCCAGAATTCAAcatttgatgttgttgttggAGTGAAGAACAATGGAACAAGTGATGGTTCCCACGTGGTATTGGTGTTCTGGAAGCCAGCCAGCTCGGAGGAGGTGATGGGATCACCAAATGTACAATTGGTGGGGTTTGAGAGGGTGAAGGTTAAGAGAGGGAAGACAGAGTCTGTTACAGTTAGTGTGGATGTGTGCAAAGGACTGAGTCTTGTAGACAGTGAAGGGAAGAGGAAGTTGATCATTGGACAGCATACCATTTTTGTTGGTTCCTCTAGTGACCACCAAGTGAGGCACCAGTTCAATGTTCGCCTGGCTGGGAGTGGAGATGTAGCCATACAGGCTTTCTAA
- the LOC121254583 gene encoding uncharacterized protein LOC121254583 produces MEGLIPYLLHAIKKQKGYNSYRSLSEGSTRSYHLLLNAQDSANGSSHRRTRSEFQPPAIEFTEQRYSGVDLIRSHSVHKFSSSSNSSVGGAPKIDSYPFHVQSEANIRRRR; encoded by the coding sequence atgGAAGGTCTGATTCCTTATCTTCTCCATGCAATCAAGAAGCAGAAGGGTTACAACAGCTACAGGTCCTTATCCGAGGGCTCCACCCGTAGCTACCATTTGTTGTTAAATGCACAGGACTCGGCCAATGGATCGTCTCACCGGCGAACCCGGTCGGAGTTCCAGCCACCAGCCATCGAGTTCACTGAGCAACGATATTCCGGTGTTGACCTTATCCGCTCGCACAGCGTTCACAAATTCTCCTCCTCAAGTAATTCTTCGGTGGGTGGTGCTCCAAAGATCGATTCCTATCCATTCCATGTCCAGAGTGAAGCTAATATTCGTCGACGTCGATGA
- the LOC121254584 gene encoding dual-specificity RNA methyltransferase RlmN, which produces MTLKSIFDAKEIRAEFEAAGINPSFIPIIWKHAIISNNNDNFEWNRIPSLPSAAYPILYSKFKPLTSSLHSLLHSSDQVTSKLLIKLQNGALVEAVIMRYDTRLGKYNGKPRPGGPRSTLCVSSQVGCKMGCKFCATGTMGFKNNLSSGEIVEQLVHASCISSIRNIVFMGMGEPLNNYASLVEAIRVMTGPPFQLSPKRITVSTVGIIPAINKLHNDVRGLNLAVSLHAPVQDIRCQIMPAARAFPLEKLMDALQDYQKNSQQNIMIEYIMLDGVNDEEQHAHQLGKLLDTFQAVVNLIPFNPIGSASQFRTSNENRVSRFQKILRGTYGIRTTVRKQMGQDISGACGQLVVNQPDKRSIEKSSLLTDIEDLHL; this is translated from the exons ATGACGTTGAAATCAATCTTCGACGCCAAAGAAATCAGAGCGGAATTTGAGGCGGCGGGCATAAACCCTAGCTTCATCCCCATCATATGGAAGCATGCGATCATCTCCAACAACAACGACAACTTCGAATGGAATCGCATCCCATCCTTGCCCTCCGCTGCCTACCCTATCCTTTACTCCAAATTCAAGCCTCTCACTTCGTCCCTTCACTCCCTCCTCCACTCCTCCGACCAAGTCACCTCCAAGCTCCTCATAAAGCtccag AACGGGGCTCTTGTTGAGGCCGTGATCATGAGGTACGACACACGTTTGGGGAAATACAACGGCAAGCCCCGCCCCGGAGGTCCCAGGTCCACCCTGTGCGTTTCCTCCCAGGTCGGTTGCAAAATGGGATGCAAATTCTGTGCCACGGGGACGATGGGTTTCAAGAACAATCTCTCATCTGGAGAGATTGTGGAACAGTTGGTTCACGCCTCTTGTATATCGTCTATACGCAATATCGTTTTCATG GGAATGGGGGAACCATTGAATAACTACGCTTCGTTAGTGGAAGCTATTCGTGTCATGACAGGGCCACCGTTTCAGTTGTCGCCGAAGAGGATTACCGTCTCAACC GTTGGCATCATTCCTGCTATCAACAAGCTTCACAATGATGTGCGGGGTTTGAACTTGGCAGTTTCGCTGCACGCACCAGTTCAAGATATCCGTTGTCAAATAATGCCTGCAGCTCGGGCTTTTCCTCTGGAAAAGCTTATGGATGCGCTTCAAGACTATCAAAAGAACAG TCAGCAAAATATTATGATCGAGTACATTATGCTTGATGGGGTGAATGATGAAGAGCAGCATGCCCACCAGCTTGGCAAGCTGCTAGATACATTCCAAGCG GTTGTTAACTTAATACCTTTCAATCCAATTGGTAGTGCGAGTCAATTCAGAACCAGTAATGAAAATCGGGTGTCCAGATTTCAGAAAATTCTTAGGGGTACCTATGGCATCCGGACAACAGTTCGCAAGCAAATGGGTCAGGATATAAGTGGTGCATGTGGCCAGCTGGTGGTTAACCAACCTGATAAGAGGTCAATTGAAAAATCAAGTCTCTTAACTGACATAGAAGATCTTCATCTTTAA
- the LOC121254586 gene encoding uncharacterized protein LOC121254586 isoform X1, whose translation MSRREGRDSDSRRHRSRFDREPSPKRSRRDGKPETERVPSNTDLDVGRHIDWDHKHSRQLQDALPLEAPTAPDSKQENRVVSKDSDKKPIHREGPKHSSDPTNVTRSRSFFQHDERGTLKVSRSIDRRATGERGWRDTKDPHDERAANKITYNTQRRDEKLQSKQDDNSIWRHDRILKHDDQPPPAKKRPAFRERKIPVDSENADEAETKTVKSSNVDHSVEGSGRREERGRNHLDRLEKSSAGDRMPPKRGEAHRDGFLSRERFGVSGNYRGRDGIGGRQGYRSSGTRVEKWKHDLYNPSRSPPPKNEDDQIAKLEALLTS comes from the exons ATGTCTCGTCGGGAGGGCCGCGATTCCGACTCCAGACGGCACCGTTCCAGGTTCGATCGAGAACCAAG TCCCAAGAGGTCGAGGAGGGATGGGAAACCAGAAACAGAGAGAGTACCCAGCAACACTGATTTGGATGTTGGACGCCACATAGACTGGGATCACAAGCATTCTCGTCAGCTGCAAGATGCCTTACCCCTTGAGGCCCCAACAGCACCTGATTCTAAGCAAGAAAATAGGGTTGTGAGCAAAGACTCTGACAAGAAACCCATTCATCGGGAAGGGCCAAAACACTCTTCTGATCCAACTAATGTAACTCGGTCTCGATCTTTTTTTCAG CATGATGAACGTGGTACCTTGAAAGTTAGTCGGAGTATTGATCGCAGAGCTACTGGTG AGCGTGGATGGAGGGATACAAAGGATCCGCACGATGAAAGGGCAGCAAAcaaaataacttataatacaCAGAGAAGAGATGAGAAATTACAGTCTAAGCAGGATGACAACAGCATCTGGCGGCATGATCGTATCCTCAAACATGATGATCAACCTCCACCTGCAAAGAAAAGACCAGCATTTCGGGAGAGGAAGATTCCAGTGGATTCTGAAAATGCTGATGAAGCAGAAACGAAGACTGTAAAGTCGAGTAATGTTGACCACTCTGTGGAAGGAAGTGGAAGAAGGGAGGAAAGAGGCCGCAACCATTTGGACAGGCTGGAGAAGTCATCAGCAGGAGACAGGATGCCACCAAAGAGGGGAGAAGCTCATAGGGATGGCTTCCTTTCCAGAGAAAGGTTTGGTGTTAGTGGAAATTACAGGGGAAGAGATGGAATCGGTGGAAGACAAGGGTATCGTTCCAGTGGTACTCGTGTTGAGAAGTGGAAGCATGATTTGTATAACCCTAGTAGAAGTCCGCCCCCCAAAAATGAAGATGATCAAATTGCAAAGCTTGAAGCACTCCTGACTTCGTAA
- the LOC121254586 gene encoding uncharacterized protein LOC121254586 isoform X2, translated as MSRREGRDSDSRRHRSRFDREPSPKRSRRDGKPETERVPSNTDLDVGRHIDWDHKHSRQLQDALPLEAPTAPDSKQENRVVSKDSDKKPIHREGPKHSSDPTNHDERGTLKVSRSIDRRATGERGWRDTKDPHDERAANKITYNTQRRDEKLQSKQDDNSIWRHDRILKHDDQPPPAKKRPAFRERKIPVDSENADEAETKTVKSSNVDHSVEGSGRREERGRNHLDRLEKSSAGDRMPPKRGEAHRDGFLSRERFGVSGNYRGRDGIGGRQGYRSSGTRVEKWKHDLYNPSRSPPPKNEDDQIAKLEALLTS; from the exons ATGTCTCGTCGGGAGGGCCGCGATTCCGACTCCAGACGGCACCGTTCCAGGTTCGATCGAGAACCAAG TCCCAAGAGGTCGAGGAGGGATGGGAAACCAGAAACAGAGAGAGTACCCAGCAACACTGATTTGGATGTTGGACGCCACATAGACTGGGATCACAAGCATTCTCGTCAGCTGCAAGATGCCTTACCCCTTGAGGCCCCAACAGCACCTGATTCTAAGCAAGAAAATAGGGTTGTGAGCAAAGACTCTGACAAGAAACCCATTCATCGGGAAGGGCCAAAACACTCTTCTGATCCAACTAAT CATGATGAACGTGGTACCTTGAAAGTTAGTCGGAGTATTGATCGCAGAGCTACTGGTG AGCGTGGATGGAGGGATACAAAGGATCCGCACGATGAAAGGGCAGCAAAcaaaataacttataatacaCAGAGAAGAGATGAGAAATTACAGTCTAAGCAGGATGACAACAGCATCTGGCGGCATGATCGTATCCTCAAACATGATGATCAACCTCCACCTGCAAAGAAAAGACCAGCATTTCGGGAGAGGAAGATTCCAGTGGATTCTGAAAATGCTGATGAAGCAGAAACGAAGACTGTAAAGTCGAGTAATGTTGACCACTCTGTGGAAGGAAGTGGAAGAAGGGAGGAAAGAGGCCGCAACCATTTGGACAGGCTGGAGAAGTCATCAGCAGGAGACAGGATGCCACCAAAGAGGGGAGAAGCTCATAGGGATGGCTTCCTTTCCAGAGAAAGGTTTGGTGTTAGTGGAAATTACAGGGGAAGAGATGGAATCGGTGGAAGACAAGGGTATCGTTCCAGTGGTACTCGTGTTGAGAAGTGGAAGCATGATTTGTATAACCCTAGTAGAAGTCCGCCCCCCAAAAATGAAGATGATCAAATTGCAAAGCTTGAAGCACTCCTGACTTCGTAA